A single region of the Raphanus sativus cultivar WK10039 chromosome 1, ASM80110v3, whole genome shotgun sequence genome encodes:
- the LOC130503851 gene encoding expansin-A7-like — translation MGPISSFWSFKKFFAIVFVVFAISGEFVAGYYNPSPWRYAHATFYGDETGSETMGGACGYGNLFNSGYGLATAALSTTLFKDGYGCGQCFQIMCVQSKHCYYGNPSTVVTATNLCPPNWYQDSNNGGWCNPPRTHFDMAKPAFMKLANWKAGIIPVSYRRVPCKRSGGMRFQFQGNSYWLLIFVMNVGGAGDIKSMAVKGSRTNWISMSHNWGASYQAFSSLYGQSLSFRVTSYTTGETVYAWNVAPSNWNAGMTYKSSANFR, via the exons atgGGTCCGATCTCAAGTTTTTGGAGCTTCAAAAAGTTCTTTGCAATAGTCTTCGTCGTTTTCGCTATCTCCGGTGAGTTCGTCGCCGGGTATTACAATCCGAGCCCCTGGAGATACGCTCATGCCACTTTCTATGGCGACGAGACGGGGAGTGAAACCATGG GTGGTGCATGTGGATACGGTAACCTGTTTAACAGCGGCTACGGCCTGGCCACGGCGGCGCTAAGCACGACGTTGTTCAAAGACGGTTACGGATGCGgccaatgtttccaaataatgtGCGTGCAGTCAAAACATTGTTACTATGGAAACCCATCGACAGTGGTTACAGCCACCAACCTGTGCCCTCCTAATTGGTACCAGGACTCCAACAATGGTGGTTGGTGCAATCCTCCTAGAACCCATTTCGATATGGCTAAACCAGCTTTCATGAAACTCGCTAACTGGAAAGCTGGTATCATCCCTGTTTCGTACCGCAG AGTACCATGCAAAAGAAGTGGAGGTATGAGGTTTCAATTCCAAGGAAATTCATATTGGCTTCTTATCTTCGTCATGAATGTCGGAGGCGCCGGGGACATCAAGAGCATGGCCGTGAAAGGTAGCCGGACGAATTGGATAAGCATGAGCCACAACTGGGGAGCCTCTTACCAAGCTTTTTCTTCTCTCTACGGTCAGTCTCTCTCTTTTCGGGTCACTTCTTACACCACTGGTGAAACTGTCTATGCTTGGAACGTTGCTCCGTCTAACTGGAATGCCGGTATGACTTACAAGAGTAGCGCCAATTTCCGCTGA
- the LOC108857162 gene encoding glyoxylate/hydroxypyruvate reductase HPR3, giving the protein MSESSESPLVLVHRTPTLTYMDDHLSRNFRLLKTYASPDPLPVFLSRHAASVTAFVNIGRLKIDAELLSHLPSLQLLVCTSVGTDHVDLAECKRLGIAVTNAGDAFSDDVADCAVGLLISVLRLISVGDRYVRSGKWAKPGEFQLGTKVSGKRVGIIGMGTIGSRIAKRLEPFGCIISYNARTQKQSIPYRYYSDVLSLAADNDVLVLCCSLTDQTRHVVNREVMESLGKEGVIINVGRGELIDEKEMVKCLVEGVIGGAGLDVFEKEPQVPEELFGLDNVVLSPHAAVATPGALESVAQVAIANLKAFFSNQPLVSPVRLG; this is encoded by the exons ATGTCGGAATCTTCAGAATCTCCGCTCGTCCTCGTCCACCGCACACCAACTCTAACTTACATGGACGACCACCTCAGTCGCAACTTCCGTCTTCTCAAAACTTACGCCTCACCGGATCCACTACCTGTCTTCCTCTCCCGCCACGCCGCCTCCGTCACAGCCTTCGTCAACATCGGCAGGCTCAAGATAGACGCGGAGCTCCTCTCCCACCTCCCTTCTCTCCAGCTTCTCGTCTGCACCAGCGTCGGCACCGATCACGTCGACCTCGCTGAATGCAAGCGCCTCGGCATAGCCGTCACCAACGCCGGCGACGCCTTCTCCGATGACGTGGCGGATTGCGCCGTCGGGTTGCTGATTAGCGTCCTCCGTCTCATTTCGGTCGGAGATCGTTACGTCCGGTCTGGTAAATGGGCGAAACCGGGGGAGTTCCAACTAGGCACCAAG gtAAGTGGAAAGCGAGTTGGGATCATTGGAATGGGGACGATCGGATCCCGTATCGCCAAAAGACTCGAACCCTTTGGATGCATCATCTCTTACAACGCGAGAACTCAGAAACAGAGCATCCCTTACCGTTACTACTCCGATGTTCTGTCCTTGGCAGCAGACAACGATGTCCTCGTGCTCTGCTGCTCTCTTACGGATCAGACGAGGCACGTTGTGAACAGAGAAGTGATGGAGTCGCTTGGGAAGGAAGGGGTTATCATTAATGTGGGAAGGGGAGAACTGATTGATGAGAAGGAGATGGTGAAGTGTCTTGTGGAAGGCGTGATCGGTGGTGCCGGTTTAGATGTGTTTGAGAAAGAACCGCAAGTTCCTGAGGAGTTGTTTGGTTTGGACAATGTTGTCTTGTCTCCGCATGCTGCTGTGGCCACGCCTGGGGCTTTGGAAAGCGTTGCTCAGGTTGCGATAGCTAACTTGAAGGCGTTTTTCTCGAACCAGCCTTTGGTTTCCCCGGTTCGATTGGGTTGA